The Providencia sp. PROV188 genome includes a region encoding these proteins:
- a CDS encoding DNA polymerase III subunit chi, with amino-acid sequence MKKGTFYQLQQPSPQAEYEAHEWLACELAAEAWRNGKRVLIACEDQLQAEKMDEALWQRDPHQFVPHNLAGEGPRYGSPIEICWPNKRGNTPRDILINLQSQFADFATAFHEVIDFVPIDETLKQLARDRYKIYRSVGFNLTMATPPTY; translated from the coding sequence ATGAAAAAAGGTACATTCTACCAACTCCAACAGCCCTCCCCACAAGCGGAATATGAAGCCCACGAATGGCTCGCTTGTGAACTTGCTGCAGAGGCATGGCGCAACGGAAAACGCGTTCTGATTGCCTGCGAGGATCAGCTGCAAGCTGAAAAAATGGATGAGGCGCTTTGGCAACGGGATCCTCACCAGTTTGTACCTCACAATTTGGCGGGGGAAGGTCCTCGTTATGGTTCGCCGATCGAAATTTGCTGGCCAAATAAACGCGGCAATACACCTCGCGATATCCTGATTAATTTACAAAGCCAATTCGCAGATTTTGCAACGGCTTTCCATGAAGTGATAGACTTCGTGCCTATCGATGAAACTTTAAAACAGTTGGCGCGTGACCGGTATAAAATTTACCGGAGCGTCGGCTTCAATTTGACCATGGCGACGCCGCCAACTTACTGA
- a CDS encoding valine--tRNA ligase: protein MIEPSLDKTYNPAEIEQSLYTHWEKSGYFRPNGDTSKDSFCVVIPPPNVTGSLHMGHAFQQTIMDTMIRYQRMQGKNTLWQTGTDHAGIATQMVVERKIAAEEGKNRHDYGRDAFIDKIWEWKAESGGTISQQMRRLGDSVDWDRERFTMDEGLSKAVKEAFVRMYKENLIYRGKRLVNWDPKLHTAISDLEVENREVKGSMWHLRYPLADGAKTAEGKDYLVVATTRPETMLGDTGVAVNPEDPRYKDLIGKEIILPIVNRRIPIVGDEHADMEKGTGCVKITPAHDFNDYEVGKRHQLTMINMMDLDGNVRHEAEVFDTNGNPCTDYSSEIPEAYRGMERFAARKAIVAEFEQLGLLVEVKPHDLTVPYGDRGGVVIEPMLTDQWYVRTAPLAKDAIKAVEDGRIQFVPRQYENMYFSWMRDIQDWCISRQLWWGHRIPAWYDDKGNVYVGRDEDEVRRENNLGADVALRQDDDVLDTWFSSGLWTFSTLGWPENTDALKTFHPTDVLVSGFDIIFFWIARMIMMTMHFIKDENGEPQVPFKTVYMTGLIRDEEGQKMSKSKGNVIDPLDMIDGISLEALLEKRTGNMMQPQLAEKIAKRTRKEYPDGIEAHGTDALRFTLAALASTGRDINWDMKRLSGYRNFCNKLWNASRFVLMNTEGQDCGQNGGEMSFSLADRWIMAQFNQTVKAYREALDTHRYDIAAGILYDFTWNEFCDWYLELSKPAVHKGNEAQVRAARFTLIEVLEGLLRLAHPIIPFITETIWQRVKVVKGIEADTIMLQAFPEFDVAKVDELALSDLEWIKETIVAVRNIRAEMNIAPGKPLDVMLRSTSADVARRVTENENFLRSMARLASIRVLAEGEEAPVSVTKLVAGAEVLIPMAGLVDKDAELARLDKELEKVVKEIDTIESKLANEGFVSRAPAAVVEKERARLAENIEAKAKIEAQKVTIASL from the coding sequence ATGATCGAGCCATCCCTCGATAAAACTTATAACCCAGCGGAAATCGAACAGTCCCTGTATACCCACTGGGAAAAAAGCGGTTACTTCCGCCCGAACGGTGATACCTCAAAAGACAGTTTCTGCGTCGTGATCCCACCACCGAACGTTACGGGTAGCCTGCATATGGGTCACGCCTTCCAACAAACCATTATGGATACCATGATCCGTTATCAGCGTATGCAAGGGAAAAATACCCTATGGCAGACGGGTACTGACCACGCGGGTATCGCAACTCAAATGGTGGTTGAGCGTAAAATTGCGGCTGAAGAAGGTAAAAACCGCCATGACTACGGTCGTGATGCGTTCATCGACAAAATCTGGGAATGGAAAGCAGAATCTGGCGGCACTATCTCTCAACAAATGCGCCGTTTAGGCGACTCCGTTGACTGGGATCGCGAACGCTTCACCATGGACGAAGGCTTATCTAAAGCCGTTAAAGAAGCTTTCGTTCGTATGTACAAAGAAAACTTAATCTATCGTGGTAAGCGTCTGGTTAACTGGGATCCGAAACTGCACACCGCAATTTCTGACCTGGAAGTTGAAAACCGCGAAGTTAAAGGTTCTATGTGGCACCTGCGTTATCCGCTGGCTGACGGCGCGAAAACCGCTGAAGGGAAAGACTATTTAGTGGTTGCGACCACACGTCCAGAAACCATGCTGGGTGATACTGGTGTGGCTGTTAACCCTGAAGATCCACGTTATAAAGATTTAATTGGCAAAGAAATCATTCTGCCAATCGTCAATCGCCGTATTCCAATCGTGGGTGACGAACACGCCGATATGGAAAAAGGCACCGGCTGCGTGAAAATCACCCCAGCCCATGACTTCAACGACTACGAAGTCGGTAAACGTCACCAACTGACCATGATCAACATGATGGACTTAGATGGTAACGTTCGTCATGAAGCGGAAGTGTTCGACACTAACGGCAACCCATGCACCGATTACAGCAGCGAAATTCCAGAAGCCTACCGTGGCATGGAGCGTTTCGCAGCTCGTAAAGCTATCGTCGCTGAATTTGAACAATTAGGTTTACTGGTCGAAGTCAAACCTCACGATTTAACCGTACCTTACGGTGACCGTGGTGGCGTGGTTATCGAGCCAATGCTGACTGACCAATGGTACGTGCGCACCGCGCCTTTAGCGAAAGACGCTATCAAAGCCGTTGAAGATGGTCGTATCCAATTCGTTCCGCGCCAATACGAAAACATGTATTTCTCTTGGATGCGTGATATCCAAGACTGGTGTATTTCTCGTCAATTATGGTGGGGTCACCGTATTCCAGCTTGGTATGACGACAAAGGCAATGTTTACGTGGGTCGTGATGAAGATGAAGTTCGCCGCGAAAACAACTTAGGTGCCGATGTGGCACTGCGTCAAGATGATGACGTATTAGATACGTGGTTCTCTTCTGGTCTGTGGACATTCTCAACCTTAGGCTGGCCAGAAAATACCGATGCGCTGAAAACTTTCCATCCAACGGATGTATTGGTCAGCGGCTTCGATATTATTTTCTTCTGGATTGCCCGTATGATCATGATGACCATGCATTTCATCAAAGATGAAAATGGCGAGCCACAAGTTCCATTTAAAACCGTGTATATGACAGGTCTGATCCGCGATGAAGAAGGTCAGAAAATGTCTAAATCCAAAGGGAACGTTATCGACCCGCTGGATATGATCGACGGTATTTCATTAGAAGCTTTACTGGAAAAACGTACTGGCAACATGATGCAGCCACAACTGGCTGAGAAAATTGCTAAACGTACTCGTAAAGAGTATCCAGACGGTATTGAAGCACACGGTACTGATGCCCTACGCTTTACTTTAGCGGCGCTGGCATCAACGGGTCGCGATATCAACTGGGATATGAAACGTCTGTCCGGTTACCGTAACTTCTGTAATAAATTATGGAATGCGAGCCGCTTTGTGCTGATGAATACCGAAGGTCAAGATTGCGGTCAAAACGGCGGCGAAATGAGCTTCTCATTGGCTGATCGCTGGATCATGGCGCAGTTCAACCAAACCGTGAAAGCGTACCGTGAAGCGTTAGATACTCATCGTTACGATATCGCAGCGGGTATTCTGTATGATTTCACATGGAATGAATTCTGTGACTGGTACTTAGAGCTGTCTAAACCTGCGGTTCATAAAGGTAATGAAGCCCAAGTTCGTGCGGCACGCTTCACCCTGATTGAAGTACTGGAAGGCTTACTGCGTCTGGCTCACCCAATCATTCCATTTATCACCGAAACCATCTGGCAGCGCGTGAAAGTGGTGAAAGGTATTGAAGCTGACACCATCATGCTGCAAGCATTCCCAGAATTCGATGTGGCGAAAGTAGATGAGCTGGCTCTGAGCGATTTAGAGTGGATTAAAGAAACCATCGTAGCTGTACGTAATATTCGTGCAGAAATGAACATCGCGCCAGGTAAACCATTGGATGTCATGCTGCGTAGCACCTCTGCGGATGTTGCTCGCCGTGTGACTGAGAACGAAAACTTCCTTCGTTCAATGGCGCGTTTAGCAAGCATTCGCGTGCTGGCTGAAGGCGAAGAAGCCCCAGTTTCTGTGACTAAATTAGTGGCAGGCGCTGAAGTGCTGATCCCAATGGCAGGTCTGGTTGATAAAGACGCTGAGCTGGCTCGTTTAGATAAAGAGCTGGAAAAAGTGGTGAAAGAAATTGATACCATCGAAAGCAAGCTGGCAAACGAAGGCTTTGTGAGCCGTGCTCCTGCTGCCGTGGTTGAGAAAGAGCGTGCGCGTTTAGCGGAAAATATCGAAGCGAAAGCGAAGATTGAAGCGCAAAAAGTGACCATCGCCTCTTTATAA